CAAGTTTTCATCTTCATCTCCTCTAACCATCTGATTGAAACTAAACTCAGGTGAACGCAAAATTAGATTTCCCCCCACCAAAAAGACAAAGTGCCTCTTTTTTTTAGAAGGGTCAAAATTGGGGTGCACATACTACATTACAACATTGTGTTAAATCTACCAAAATGATTTTGAAAGCATAGAAAATGTTTGCCTGCTTCCATTAAAATTTACTTGCTAGGTATCAATCTACCATGTGACCCTCTTATTAAGATTTCTCGAAATCCAGCATTGACTACTGACTAGAATTTTCATTGGTTATAACTCATATACATGGATGTGCAGCAAACAAATTTTGGATCTGGCTCACTATTGGATCATTCTCCATCGTGGTTTCTGTTTCTTGGTTGCTTGTTCATATATGGATCAGAACAGAGAGAAAAAGAGGTAAAGTATTAGTCTCATGTCACTAACCTTGTTTCTGCTTTGATTTTAATGGTAAATAatgagtaccaacaaaataactTCACAATGGCTTCCAGAACGAGCAAGATATGAACTGCAATTGCTGTCAATGGCAATACAAAATGTTATAAATCTTTGGAGGATTGAAGAAGGAAACTCAGGATTTTCACTGTACGATTTCTCTCAGATAAAAAAAGCCACCGGCAACTTCTCAAGTGAAAACAAACTTGGACAGGGTGGCTTTGGACCTGTTTATAAGGTAAATGTGCTAGCATATTAGCATTCAAATTCAACTATTTTTGTTATTGtatatttggtaaatattgtttgCTTCTTAATAATAACTTCATGTTGTATTTTATAAATAACCTTTCCATTTCTGAGAAACAACCATGCCCATATATTTCACAAGAAAAATAAAATTTAATATCTTCTACTAAACGTGTGCTTTTTTCTGAATCTCTCTTtcaaaaaagggaaaaaaagagGAAATGATGCATGCTTGTTGTAGCACCAGCTATAAAGTGATGAATAAAAAGCGTACTACTCTTTTTGTAATGTTTACTAATTTCAGGGCCTATTGCCTGGTGGTGTTGAAGTAGCAGTCAAAAGGCTTGCAGCATGTTCTGTACAAGGTTTACTAGAGTTCAAAAATGAAATTCAGCTGATAGCAAAGCTTCAACACAAAAATCTCGTTAGGTTGCTTGGCTGTTGTATCGAAGGAGATCAAGAAAAGATACTCGTCTATGAATATATGCAAAACAAAAGCTTGGACTTATTCATATTTGGCAAGCCATCCAAAAGATTTCATCTTTTCAAATATTCTGTAACTTgtgagttttttaatttttttgaaatCTAGATATTCAATAATTTTGTTCCTATTTTGCAGATCCAAAGAAAAGAGTACAGTTAAACTGGTACATGCGTCTACATATAATTGATGGGATAGCACAGGGGATCTTGTACCTTCACAAGCATTCACGGTTATGTATTGTTCATAGGGATTTGAAAGCAAGTAACATTCTCTTGGATAGGGACATGACTCcaaaaatttctgattttggaaTTGCTAGAATATTCAGCTCAAATATGATAGAATCAAATACCACCAGAATAGTCGGCACACAGTAAGTATAAAAGGCATGTGGATTTTAAGTTTATATCTAAAAATAGCAATTCTACACTTTTCTAATGAGAATAATGCAAACTTTATAGCAGTCCCATTACACAGACTAATCTCCATAATTAAATGCATTACCAAATTTGGTCTTTTCTTTCAGAAAGCATAGACAAAGTTAATTTTAATTTATATACTTCTTGTGGGTCTATAGATGGTAATATTATATATAACCATTTCTCTTGTTCCAAACAGTGGCTACATATCTCCAGAGTATGCCTTTGATGGGATTTGCTCAATCAAATCAGATGTGTTTAGCTTTGGCGTCTTGGTCTTGGAAATAATAAGTGGAAAGAGGACTACTGGTTTCTACCAATATGATGGAAAATTGTACAATCTCATTTCTTATGTAAGTGTTAATTATTTTTAGATTTGATGTCAACTTGCTTGTACAATGTTATAGCCTTAGGAGTATCATTTGCTTGACAACAGAACACTGATTTCTAACAGGCTTGGAAACTCTGGAGAGCAGGAGACTGGTACCAGCTGGTCTGCTGTCCTATAGGAAATGATCATGAAGTGATAGAAAGGTGCATTAAGGTGGCACTGTTATGTGTCCAAGAGAGTGCAGAGGACAGACCTACTATGGACCATGTGGTTACCATGCTAAATGGTGACAATGTGAGTTTGCCTAAGCCAAGGCAACCAGGTTATTTCTTTGTACGTTCTAACGAGTCAGAAGCCCAATCAAGCAACTTCAATATAAGTATTACATTAGAAAGGTAGACTGTCAATCCATGAAATTGTGAACCATGTTTCTGACTTCCTATGACACAAGGAAGTAGGAATGGTCCAAGCCTAACAAGTGGTTTGTCTATATGTACGATAATGACATTGTCATTGTTTAGCCAAACATTGTTTCCAGTTTTCTACTTGAAAGTACAAATCAGTGTTATATAACTCTAACCTTCTTTGTTAATATATA
Above is a genomic segment from Miscanthus floridulus cultivar M001 chromosome 3, ASM1932011v1, whole genome shotgun sequence containing:
- the LOC136546892 gene encoding cysteine-rich receptor-like protein kinase 19, encoding MLLVSLLLLSSPKLLAEGPFCSNANTACMPSSTYMSSLKSLAEDLIGNITSSNSHSAHGAAGKGAGRVYGAVLCRGDTTPGHDCAQRLEALYAAISNSSSSCSSQKNINLFDDRNRTQLIFSDQDFNSSSSNPQECVVSANLNPPPVSDGDDSKFDVPVSKLMNQLADDMVSKSVSRYETGQGWLRQTNQTVYGLVQCTDDIAWEDCRGCLKGIINNRKQMVGSGQMGGAILGMYCSLWYQTEVKFFAGNPTLSVDMPVDPPPNKFWIWLTIGSFSIVVSVSWLLVHIWIRTERKRERARYELQLLSMAIQNVINLWRIEEGNSGFSLYDFSQIKKATGNFSSENKLGQGGFGPVYKGLLPGGVEVAVKRLAACSVQGLLEFKNEIQLIAKLQHKNLVRLLGCCIEGDQEKILVYEYMQNKSLDLFIFDPKKRVQLNWYMRLHIIDGIAQGILYLHKHSRLCIVHRDLKASNILLDRDMTPKISDFGIARIFSSNMIESNTTRIVGTHGYISPEYAFDGICSIKSDVFSFGVLVLEIISGKRTTGFYQYDGKLYNLISYAWKLWRAGDWYQLVCCPIGNDHEVIERCIKVALLCVQESAEDRPTMDHVVTMLNGDNVSLPKPRQPGYFFVRSNESEAQSSNFNISITLER